From Strigops habroptila isolate Jane chromosome 1, bStrHab1.2.pri, whole genome shotgun sequence, a single genomic window includes:
- the TRHR gene encoding thyrotropin-releasing hormone receptor, with product MENGTADEQNQTGLPSSQEIVTAEYQVVTILLVLLICGLGIVGNIMVVLVVLRTKHMRTPTNCYLVSLAVADLMVLAAAGLPNITESLYRSWVYGYVGCLCITYLQYLGINASSFSITAFTIERYIAICHPIKAQFLCTFSRAKKIIIFVWAFTSIYCMLWFFLLDLNTVVYKDTTVVSCGYKVSRSYYSPIYMMDFGIFYVLPMVLATVLYGLIARILFLNPIPSDPKENSKTWRNDVAHQSKPVNSKMTNRNFNSTVASRRQVTKMLAVVVILFAFLWMPYRTLVVVNSFLSSPFQENWFLLFCRICIYLNSAINPIIYNLMSQKFRAAFRKLCNYQQKREKKTENYNMALNYNAVKESDHFSTELEDITVTNTYLSSAKLSLGDTCLSSEA from the exons atggagaaTGGCACAGCAGACGAGCAGAACCAAACTGGGCTGCCATCAAGCCAGGAGATCGTTACAGCTGAATACCAAGTGGTTACCATCCTCTTGGTCCTCCTCATCTGCGGACTGGGCATCGTGGGCAACATCATGGTGGTTCTGGTGGTCCTCAGAACCAAACATATGAGAACTCCCACTAATTGCTACTTGGTGAGTCTGGCTGTGGCAGATCTCATGGTGCTTGCGGCTGCAGGACTACCCAATATCACAGAAAGCCTGTATAGATCTTGGGTGTATGGCTATGTGGGGTGTCTCTGCATCACTTATCTCCAGTACCTAGGGATCAAtgcttcttctttttccatcacTGCCTTCACCATTGAGAGATACATAGCCATCTGCCACCCAATCAAGGCTCAGTTCCTATGTACTTTTTCAAGAGCTAAAAAGATCATTATTTTTGTCTGGGCTTTCACCTCCATATATTGTATGCTCTGGTTTTTCTTGCTGGACCTTAATACAGTAGTCTACAAAGACACTACTGTTGTGTCCTGTGGCTATAAGGTGTCTAGGAGCTATTATTCTCCTATCTACATGATGGACTTTGGCATATTTTATGTTTTGCCAATGGTACTGGCTACTGTCCTCTATGGCCTGATTGCTAGAATACTCTTCCTGAACCCCATCCCTTCGGACCCAAAAGAGAACTCTAAGACATGGAGGAATGACGTTGCTCACCAAAGCAAGCCTGTGAATTCCAAGATGACTAACAGGAATTTCAATAGCACTGTTGCTTCTCGAAGGCAG GTTACCAAGATGTTGGCCGTGGTTGTGATCCTATTTGCATTTCTATGGATGCCCTACCGCACACTGGTTGTGGTCAATTCCTTTCTCTCCAGTCCCTTCCAAGAAAACTGGTTCCTGCTATTTTGCAGAATCTGTATCTATTTAAATAGTGCCATCAATCCCATAATTTACAACCTCATGTCccagaaattcagagcagctttcaggAAACTCTGCAACTACCAGCAGAAACGGGAGAAGAAAACGGAAAATTACAACATGGCCCTAAATTATAACGCTGTCAAAGAGTCTGATCACTTCAGCACTGAGCTAGAAGATATTACTGTCACCAATACCTATCTGTCCTCTGCAAAACTGTCCCTTGGCGACACATGTTTGTCATCTGAG GCCTGA